The genomic DNA ACATACCTGATTACTGGGTTATGCATATTAGCAGTTGATTCCCAAGACTTTCCAAGATACTTGGCGAAAACTGAGCGGTTCGGATACAGCCTAATGGATACTGGTGTTGGGTTGTTTGTTATTGTAAGTGGATTAGTTCATAAAGACTTGCGGAAGGAAAGGTTAAGGAAAATTGTAACGGGAAAtgttaaagttatattaatacTGACTATTCTTGGTGTTGGGAGGTTTGTATCTGTGAAACAATTGGACTATCAAGAACATGTCACAGAGTATGGGGTTCATTGGAACTTTTTCTTCACAATAGCAGTTTGTAAGATTATTTCAACAATACTTTTGTACTTCTCAGACCATACCCTATTATTGTGTATAGTTACCTCATTGTTTCATGAGTTCACTTTGTTCTTTGGTCTACAAAACTGGGTGTTTGGTGACAGCCCTCGAGATTCCCTAATATCAGCCAATCGGGAAGGAATTTCCTCCTCCTTGGGATATGTAGCCATTTACCTGTATGGAGTCCATGTAAGATCGTTACTATTACATAAAAGAGTCACTAAATATCACACTCAAATTCAGCTTGTAATTGAAACAATTATAGTATGgtttttgatgtattttgtgAATTTAGTCCGACCAACTTCTAGAACATTGGCTAATCTTGGATACTGCCTCTATACTGACAGTCTTTTAATATCAATGACAACTGTACTATATTTTGCTACAGTGCTGTATGAACATAAAGATGTATATTTTAGTGTACCATTATTACTTGCACATATAAATAAGAATGGATTATTATATTTCTTGATAGCAAACTTACTGACTGGTGCTATTAATTTATCCATGAGAACTTTATTAGTGCCTAGTATTTTAACTTTTGTGATCTTAAATATTCATATGATTGTCACACTGAGGCTCATAGTGTGTTTGAATTTTCTAGgaataagaatataaataaaaaagtgaagaCTGTCGAAACTTCCTCCTCCTAAGTGTTACTTGTATTTAGTTCCGTAAgggtatttgaaataaaaccataaataataacaaataaaatttattaaaattagcaaTTGCAATTCATATACATTACAGAATACATTTATATAACACTTTATAACAAACTCTACTGACATAAAGTCAAGGCAAGAACAAAACGAAggtattaatgtttataataattaatatctaagtacataggactaatatatttttagtttataaatgcTTGCGTCATGGAATTAAATACATTCTGGAGCGGTTTATAACCAATGGCAATACAAACTACTAATATAACTGTGCTTGTTAGTGCACCAAAGAAGGGCAATTGAGCAAACAAGCAAATTCTTTCCTTTAATAGACTTCGAAATATATTGGATACATATTCTTTTGTAAACAAAggaatttgtaaacaaaacattttggcGATGGTATGAGTTAAAATCTCGTGTGCAATGTGCATTCAAGTGaagtgtactggtaagtgacgtcacacaggGTTACTTGCTAGCCCCTTGAATGCatttaactttgtattttttgatagtGTAACTAATATGTATTAGTGGAGCGCCTGGTGCGTCAAAATCATAGAAACCTCAGACTTCAGTGAATGAATAATTTTTGGTAAACTTTAGTATAAGAAAGAAAATGCCACCtcaaccaaaaaaaatcattcactgTAGCAATTTGCCGAGGTCAAAACCCCCAGGCGCTCCACTGTATCCAAAGTTATGTAGAAATCTTTAcgatagataaatattatttttttaacgtaaataTATTGCGCAAGCAGTCAAATTAGGCCTTCACCTTCTTTTGGGCATAAATTATCTGACCTGTTGTTTGCCAGAGACTATACAAGTGTaagcatacatacatatttaaaacaaagttgtttatataaaatttgttttgcaCATAGATTTGTTTGAACACACATTCTTTTTATAACTAgtcataatcataatttattttcatgctATTTTGATCTCAGTTTACAATTCCTAATATTTTCACAACAATTccataaatattgtaagaaCAAAAAGTTCTCTTTTAACCCTAACCtactttaacattttatgagcatttatgaaaatttaatcGTTTATCTATTGTGACTTTTCAAGATATTGATCTGGTAAATGCGTCggcttataatttattgtattactGTAAAACTATTGTCTATACATTCCGTATTCTTGTCctgtttcaatttttattataatttcaaaattcataaaaatatattattttttctacttaCAGTCTTTTATTCAAAGTTCATTTTACCAATCCTGAAAATTGTGTAGGTATAATGTCCTTGttcttttcttaataaatattttgctagGATTTTCATTCAGTtctatagtattttttcttgtgtTGCCAGCACTTGGGGAGGTATGGTAATACCAGCATGAGATAAATGCCCCACATAACATTTGGGCATTTTGATCAGGAGGCGGTGACAATTAACTATGATTTGTTTGGTTACTATTTGTGTCTACAATTAGTGTCATCTTAAAACCTTTATAAAGGAATAAACTGGatgtttacattacattaaaatacaatactaTCAGCAGCCAAACACTCAATACAGGTATATAATTGAAGGTCTTAATATTACATGTTAAAAACTGTCCTGATAGTACAAGACAGACTTGGTAGataaaagcgtttttttttatcttgcccACTGTGTCCTACGGCTGACCAAAGGCCTACCCCAAATCTTTCTacgattctctatcctgggcccCGTGgaatcaaaactatttaaagaaGATGTAGCTGATAACTGTATAAAAATAccagttacttttaaaattggtATATTTTAAGTACTGTCATGGTAATTcctttttctattgtttttaaaactgttataatCTGTTTATACTTGACTTTAGGGAATGTCTTTAagacttgttttgttttcccTATACACATAGGTACAAAGCGAAATAAATCTGTTGGCGAAAATCCTGATATCGATTTTCCTGTcctttgaattaaattattatttaactaaattaaaattcgaGTTATTAGACAGTTCGCTTGTCATTTTTTGGTTCTTTCTTTTCACAGGTTATTTTAgccaattaatttataatcaataaagagaccatttcttaaaacattaatttaacagCCAGttctaaatctattttaataggtttttgtTAATTCCTTGTTAGTTAATTAA from Trichoplusia ni isolate ovarian cell line Hi5 chromosome 4, tn1, whole genome shotgun sequence includes the following:
- the LOC113493083 gene encoding phosphatidylinositol-glycan biosynthesis class W protein-like yields the protein MNSTEYKKYHESFMQNNHGSTAVHTFLCIFFTVQCTIYIAIKQRFPICCQYVYEYLVLVLPMIIAHTVIPEHIYSLNIIASVILLFNLLFSYQNVYKKFMQQNVFHNDRLALISCLRGLTYLITGLCILAVDSQDFPRYLAKTERFGYSLMDTGVGLFVIVSGLVHKDLRKERLRKIVTGNVKVILILTILGVGRFVSVKQLDYQEHVTEYGVHWNFFFTIAVCKIISTILLYFSDHTLLLCIVTSLFHEFTLFFGLQNWVFGDSPRDSLISANREGISSSLGYVAIYLYGVHVRSLLLHKRVTKYHTQIQLVIETIIVWFLMYFVNLVRPTSRTLANLGYCLYTDSLLISMTTVLYFATVLYEHKDVYFSVPLLLAHINKNGLLYFLIANLLTGAINLSMRTLLVPSILTFVILNIHMIVTLRLIVCLNFLGIRI